TTTCTGCTGCCTTGTAGTTTTGCTTCTTCCACCCTGCTTATGTTTTTTCATATGAATACTTAAATTCAGTCAAAAGTGTTAAGCATATTTATCTTGAGAACAACAGAAGGCATTGCTATCTCTCTTGGTACTTGTGAGTGTCATAATAAGATTAGCATTTTAGtaataaagaaaagaagaagaaaaagaaaaagggatTCTTTAGAATTTGAAGTGTTTGCATTTTTCTCAATTATTTTGCAGGTAATATGGACCTGATAATGCAGTATCTGATGGAGAGGGTTAGAGCTCTAGTGGGCTCGAAAGGATGGGATTATTGTGTTCTCTGGAAACTAAGTGAAGATCAAAGGTTAGAGAAATTGTCCATGACTAACTAAATTAAATGATACGTGTCTGTGTGtctattttcatgttactttttggGATATGTTATAGGTTTATTGAGTGGATGAGATGTTGTTGTGCTGGGACTGAAAACACACAAAATGGTGGAGAAGAAGAGCTGATTTTTCCAGTTTCTCCAGTCCTTCCATGCAGGGATACCATATGTCAACACCCAAGAGTTAATTCCTGTGAACTTCTTGCCCAATTGCCAACTTCAATGCCTTCAGATTCAGGGTACTAACCATTtcttttgtttagttttttactatagatgattttttttctgGTATATATGTTATGAATCCTAAACCTATACTTAACACAAGGTTATGAACAGAATTTATGCACAAACCTTGGTATCCAATCAACCCAGCTGGTTAAACTTTTCAACTGTCACATGCTCACATGCTCTCGAGGTAAGTTGTTTTTGAAACTAAACCCTTCTCTAATTTTCCACCATTGTCTAAAAGGTATATTAACTTGCAGGAATCTATTGGGACCAGGGTTTTGATTCCATTGCCAGTTGCATTGGTAGAGCTTTTTGTGAATAAACAGGTATGAGTATtgtcttttcaaataatcattttctcTTGTCTTCACTCCAAGTAAGTATTATAATAGAGTTTCTTTTGACAGATATCAGAAGATCAGAATGTGGTAGACTTCATCACAACTCAATACAATATTTTGATGGAGCAGGAAGCCCTGATTAACACAAACAATATGGACACAAGCTTTTGTGTCAACATTAATGTAATGAATGAAAGCCAATCAAGGCCATTTTTGGGCAATGAAACTGACAAAATGGATTCCAACAATAATCTGCCGGCACCTAATTCCACAGCATTTGAGAACCTGAACATGTCTTATGATGTATCTGTTGATCGAACTCGTCTATGCAATTCCCCAATGAGCTTGCAGCAATTTGGTTACAATTCTGAAAGTAGGACCAGAAACGATGCTGCCTTTCCTGAATGTTCTCATGATCCATCGGTACATCCAGATAAGCATTTGGATTCTTCAATGGATGCCATGCAGCCATCCATGATGAATGACACAACCAATACACATGTGCAATTTCTGGAACAAGTAACAGAAAACAAGGAGCAGCATGGTAATGAAAAGGACTCGAACAAACAGGAAGAAGGAAGATCAAATTCAGTCTCGGATTGTAGTGATCAGATTGATGATGAGGATAATGGAAAGTATAGGAGAAAATCAGGAAAATCAGATCAGTGCAAGAACCTTTTTGCtgagagaagaagaaggaagaagcTTAATGAAAGGCTCTATACTCTTCGTTCTTTGGTTCCCAAAATTTCTAAGGTAACAGATATTTAATGCTTTTTTTAATTGGAACTAGTAGTTGTAAAATCTAAGGTCTTCATCTCATTTTTGTTCCACAGTTGGACAGAGCCTCCATACTTGGGGATGCAATTGAGTATGTAAAAGACTTACAGAGTCAGGCAAAAGAGCTTCAAGATGAGCTAGAGGAGCAATCAGACAATGATGGCCTAAACTCCAACATTAATGGTAAAAGAAACAATGTTCTGTCTGAGACTTTGAGTCGCGACGACACTAATTTCAGGTCTAGGCCTGAGCATGAAAAAGTTCAAAATGAATTTCATTTGGAAACATCAAGGAGTGGAAGCATCTCAAAGCAGAACCAAGACTCAGATACAACTAATGACAAGGCACCACAGATGGAGGTAACATAAGTTCTTCTACTTTTCTTAACGTTCTGATATATTTGTGTTTTAAGCTTCATAATAACATGTTTGAAACAAATTTAGCCGCAAGTGGAAGTGGCTCAAATAGATGGAAATGAGTTCTTTGTGAAGGTATTCTGTGAGCACAAGCCTGGAAGATTTGTGAGATTGATGGAGGCTTTGAATTCTCTAGCTCTTGAAGTAACTAATGCCAACGTTACTACATTTCGAAACCTTGTTTCCAATGTTCTTAAAGTAGAGGTAGAATGCttctaatcaattttttttttcttagcaaGATCTTTCACATCTACATATATAAACTACTATTTGTTGCTTAAAATTTTTGGATTCAGAAGAAGGACAGTAAAATAGTAGTCCAAGCTGATCACTTGAGAGACTTCTTGCTGGAGCTGACAAGGAATCCTTCTAGAGGTTTATCTGAGATGTCTAAAGTTTCAGATAATAGCAGCAGCATTGACTATCAGCACCATCTTCACAACCAGCCCTCTTATTGATTTCATAACTAAGTTACAGTTCTTCAAATGAGATAAGAACTCACTTCACTTCAAGCTTAAAAACATAATGTTTTAAATGGAAGCAAGATTTCTACTGAATAATCTATTAATTTTCAATATGTCATATATATTTAGTACTCTAGTGTAACTCAGCAAAGTGTATCAGATTTGATGCTGAGAATCTGTTTTTGTTTGGTCCACAGAAATAGAAAAAGCACACTATATGTTTAAATGCTTAGTGTGCCACTTGTGCTCTTTGCTAATAATCTTGATCATTACACAAAAATTTATTTCAGacataccaataaagttctatGTGCGTTGTGTATGTATAAATGTACCAAATACATAGCTTTCAGCCATCATACACTAACTTCCCAACACCATAGTGTCTACAAATCTTGGGAAGCTAAAGATCAGTGGTTGTTTTATGAACTGAAAGAATGTTACTATGCACaacaattacaaaaaaaaaaatcaaaacttgcTGATTTCATTAATAAAACAATTTGAATAagatcacaaataccaaagtgtAAATCCCATTTTTCCAAGTGTCACTGGACAAAGTGCTTCTACTAGAGCTGGAAGGTGGAACTGCTGGCAGCTCATCAGGTTGAGAAGTTGGAGAACCATCTGTGGTTGGATTGGTATCATCAGAAGAGGGATTATTACCTTGTTTAACATCAATGCTAAATCTCATTCCACCAAAGCAATGGCCTGATACATTACATATAAACCAATACTTCTTGGCTTCAGTGAGTTTGACTTTATCATTTCCACTCTCATACTTTGTCAACACGCCGCTGCTCGCATCACATGATCGAAACGTTTTCTCATCTACCTCATATGCATTGTGTTGTCCCTTTACGTACTTGAAAACTACATAACATGTAACATCTTAGgtgaaacaaaaataaaaaaaaaatatttgatttcCAATCCAAGCAAAGTTGTTTTTTTCAGGAGCAATTGGTTTAGTTAGATTTTACTTTCTCTGTCAAAGCAATAGTGACTTCTGCTTTTACTCTTGTTTTTAGAAGATGATAGCAGACATAATTTTTAAGGAACAAAACATTTAAAGGGTTAAAACAAAAAGATCATACCAAGCACATCACCAACAGTGAAGTTGTACTTTGTTGACCAAGTTAAAAAGTTGCCTTGGCTGTTCCATTCATCACCATCACCAACTATGTAATCTTCTGAGGTTACTCCCTTTAGAAAACAGGTGTAGACTATAAGGATCAACAACAAAGTGAAGTgatttaaaattttgctttttgtcATAGCTTCTTCAAGGACCAGAAATATTGGTTTTCTGATGAACTTTGTTTgtgaattagaagaagaagaagaagaagaaagacaaTCACAAAAAGTAAATTTGCTGGGCTGAAAATgctttgttatattctcacaCAGAGGACTTTTTCCAAACAGGTGGTACAGATCACTGATAATAAATTGGCTTTTATGTTATTAGTTATGCTCAGTCAGACAAGCGTGTTTCCCAAAAAATGTAaggataaattaataaaatcatcATTTAGAGTGATGGACCCAAAAGTATATCAAAATGTATTCTATGACATACCTTTAAACGAAAAAAACTACCCAAATCCTTTTATATTGGTTTGAACCATTCAGTTTGAATTATGACTCTACCAACAACCGGATTTGGACCATTTCCAAGACTTTTACTAAATGAAGGTTTATGTTTAAAATGTTATTAACTTATTGTTGACttaatattcataaaataaaataatatttttttgtacatataattattttacagAATTAATCGTTATAAAATAATTACTCGAACAATTATAGCAACTATAAAAGACTCTCAACTTTGTAGCACTATAATAGAATTGAAACTGTACAAAATGATGGTGGAAGAAACTTCAAACCAAAGATATAATTCTTTGCAAAATATATTCTTAGATAAGTTTCCAGTGTaaacaattaaaacaaaaaaaaggaaCATAAGGAAGAACaaaataagaaatttataaAGAACCTTAGACAAAGGTTGTGGTGGAAGGGGTCACCCACtaatggtttttctttttagtttgttgtTGAGATGTAATTGTAAGTAGCTCAACATCGATTAATATTTGTAGGAAAGCGACCACCAACTAAAACGCGTAGTTTTGTTCAGAAAGAAACTACATGTTTTTTCTTTCGTAAGGAAAACAAATTGCAAATTAGATGTAATACTTGTATTTTTGTTATATCAATATGTAATACCTGTACTTAATCCTTTGTTATAGTATTTACTAAAGAAAAATTTACATTgaccaaaaattaaaaaaaaaaaaattacaaaaatacgtaatataattattttttttatttttactttttaaattttttattataaaaatatctctgcaattaaaaattaaatttttttttgaataaacttagCAACTTTATTAACTAGCACTCGTTAATAACAATAGAACGCACTTCGTTGGAACAATTCTCCAATTGAAGCACACGACCTGAAGAGAAACAAGAATCCATGGCTAAAACATGAGCCAGCTTATTTGCAAATCGTTTGACAAAACACAACTCAATATTATTTAAAGATAAGAGAAGAGTACGGGTATGGTTGAAATAAGTCATGTCTTTTGACATGTGTGCTGTCTCTCTGTGATTGGGAGTTTTGTATGTTTATGAGAATTTTTATCTGTAAGCTTTGTTCCTGAGTGTTGTGTTTGTCTTATTGGAGTGTTTGTCTTATTACTATGGCCTCAAGCAGTAGAATTATGAATGATGTTGAGAAATAATAAGCCAATATCTgtttagaagaagaagaagagtttGTTACTGAGTTAGAAGAAGCTGAATCTGATGAGGTTGAGTACGATGACGAATGATGTCTTATTGGGAGACTCCTTTCTGGGAAAATCTCAGACTATCAAGTGTTTCAAAATATCATTGCTGATTTGTGGAAACCAGGGAAAGGTATGTATGTAAAAatacttgagcaaaaccaattTCTATTCCAATTCTACCATGAAATTGATATCGATAGAGTTATCACTGGTAGTCCTTGGACTTACGATCGCAAACAGTTGCTTCTTGAGAGATTAAAGCCAGGTGATAATCCTTGAACCAAACCGATTAACCATCTTGACTTATGGGTCCAGATACACGATCTGCAACCTGGGTTCAAAACAGAACATGTTGTTCGTCATGCTGGAAAATATATTGGGTCTTTTCTTGAATCCGATCCCAATAACTTCAAAGGTGTATGGCGAGAGTTTCTACGGGTTCATGTTAGGATGAATATTGATCTCCCTTTGAAAAGACGAATGACGTTTAAAAGATTAAGAGGGGAAACATTCTATGCAAATTTTAAGTATGAAAGAGTCCCCACTTTCTGCTTCATATGTGGTATAATGGGACACTCTGAACGCTTCTGCAAAAAGCTCTATGAACTCCCAGCAGACCGCATTGATAAACCGTATAGCATTGAAATGAAAGCTCCCTCCAGGCGCCAGAATTTCTTGGTCGCGTCTCCATGGCTGCGTTCTGCAAAACAAGCTGCTCAGCCTGGTGTCGTCGACGGTGAAGACAGTGATCGTGGAGTTAATACTTCTCCACAATTCAAGGCGGCATTCAATTCAGTATCCGATCATGGTAAATCTGCCTATTTTGATAATACAGTGCCAGCTGACTATATGCATGATGTTAGGGATATTGATATCAATTCAGTCAATGGGGGTAATGGAGAAAAAATTCCATCAATTGTAATTAATGGTAATGATTCTACCTTTATGTCTGATGATGAACTTACCATATTGGACCTTAAAAGAAAACGTGGGGAGAAGGGGTCCATACTGAATTCACATGTGGCAAATATGGTTGATATAGAACAAGTTAATGAGATAAATATTAGTATTCCTGCAAATACTGAGGAGATGCCAAAAAACGATTTTGTGGTGGGCTCTGGTGTTCAGGCCCACCACTCATCATGAATACTCTTAGTTGGAATtgccgtgggcttgggaacccacggGCTATTCAATTCCTCACAGACATTTGTGTCCAAAAGAAACCCAATTTCCTTTTCTTATGTGAGACTTTGAGTAAAAAAGACGTAATGGATCGTATTAAAAACAAGTTGGGCTTTGATAGTTGCTTTGTTGTTGAAGCCCAAGGGAGGAAAGGTGGCCTTGCCCTTCTTTGGAAAAATTCTGATGATGCCCATCTTCTTGGATACTCGGACAACCACATTGATATTGAAATCCATACTTCTGGTTCTGCACGATGGAGACTCACGGGCTTCTATGGTGAACCAAATCGAACACTTCGTGACCGTACCTGGCAACTGCTCAAGACCATTGCCCCTTGCTCGACCTTTTCATTGGTGTATCATAGGCGATTTTAATAACATTGCTTCTCAAGATGAAAAACAAGGAGGCCGACCCTACCCCTCATACTTGATTAATGGCTTTCAAGATGTTATTCGTCACTGCTGCCTCTTTGATTTGAAGCTTCATGGTTATGCTTTCACCTGGGAACGTGGGAGAGGTACTGCTCATCATGTTGAAATCAGGTTAGATAAAGCTCTTGTAACTCAACATTGGCTTGATCTTTTCCCGAATGCTATTTTATCAAATTGTGATTTTTCTTCAAGTGACCATACGCCTATCTTTCTGCAACCTGCTGTAAGTAACCGAGGCAACCacattcaattttttaaatatcaaaacgCATGGAGTCGTGAGCCGTATTGTAAGCAAATTGTGAAAAACTGCTGGGAGGTTAATGCTAATTCTACTCTAGCTGTTAAAATTCATCATTGCAGTAACACTTTGAGAGCTTGGGGGTTCGAACTCACTGGGAATTTCAAACACAGGCTGAAGACAAGCAAAACTCGAATGGCTGCCATGAAAAGTTCAACAATCCATCCTGCTACTGCTGAATTTGATGAGGAGAAAAAcaattattttgagattttggcACAGCAAGAACTCTATTGGAAACAAAGATCCAAGCAACACTGGCTTCATTCGGGAgacaaaaatagtaaatatttcCATGCCTCTGCCAGCACTAGGAAACGGGGTAATTAAATTCTGAGATTAAAAGATTCGAATGATGATTGGAAGGACTGGGATTCAGGTCTGAATTCGGTTATTGTtgattatttttctaatctttttACTGCGGCTGGGACTACTTGTAACAGTGTGCTGGAAAACATCCGATGCTCTGTCACCCGTGAACAAAATGATGAGCTTCTTAGTCCGATTACTGTTGAGGAAATCAAGCATGCTCTCTTTCAAATGCATCCCGATAAGGCTCCTGGACCGGATGGTATGGGACCGGGCTTTTATCAGCATCATTGGGATATTGTAAGTGCCGATTTGATTGCATTAGTATCTGACTTCTTCAATACTGGTACTTTTCCTAGTGAGTATAACACTACCAATTTGGTTCTCATTCCCAAAAAGAAGAATTTTTCTACCATGGGAGACTTGCGCCCTATTGCCCTATGTAATGTTGCCTACAAGATTAGTGCTAAAGTCCTTGCCAACCGGATGCGTCCTTTGATCGGTGATGTTATCTCAGAAACTCAGAGTGCCTTCATACCTGGTAGACTCATTTCCGATAATATCATGGTAGCTTTTGAAGTCATGCACTATCTCAAGCGGAAACGAAGAGGTAAAAAGGGTTCATGGCCCTTAAGCTTGATATGAGTAAAGCTTATGACCGTGTTGAATGGGACTATTTGCGTGCAGTTACGCTTCGTATGGGGTTTGCTGAGAGATGGGTGAACCTTGTTATGGAATGTGTTACTACGGTTATACTATTATTCACAACAATCACACCATGGGACCTATCATTCCAACAAGAGGTATCCGACAAGGTGATCCGCTTTCAACTTATCTCTTCATTATTTGTGCTGAGGGATTCTCTTCTATCATCCAAAAATTTGTAGCTAACCAACTTATTCAAGGCTGTCGTGTGGCTAATGGTGCCCCTGCAATTTCACATATGCTGTTTGCTGACGATAGTTATCTATTTTGTCAAGCTACCAATGCTGCGGCTTTGAATGTTCGGACTATGCTTCATAGTTTTGAAATGGCGTCTGGTCAAAAGGTGAATGTTactaaatcttctattttctttAGCCCCAATACTGATCAAATGCTAAAGAACCAGATATGTTCAACATTAGAGATGGCTGAAGTTGATGACCAAAGTATGTACCTTGGCCTACCTAATACCATGGGTAGGAAGAAGACGGCAATCCTTGGCTTTTTAAAAACTAAGGTGGTGAATCGCATACATAGCTGGAGTGGTCGTTTTCTATCTCGAGCTGGTAAGGAAATACTTCTCAAGACGGTAATTCAATCCCTCCCAACGTATGCAATGAGTGTCTTTCTCATTCCCCTCAAGATTTGTAATGAGATTGAAACATTGATGGCTAACTTTTGGTGGAAGACAACATCTAGTAAGGGTAATGGTATCATTTGGATGTCATGGGATCGAATGGCGGTTCACAAAGACTTTGGAGGACTTGGTTTTCGTCGCCTACATGATTTTAATCTTGCGATGTTAGCAAAGAAAGGCTGGCGGCTTCTTGTTTCACCAAATTCTCTTGTTAGCCAAGTTTATAAGGCACGGTACTTTCCCCGCTCTGATTTTCTTGATGCTGAACTTGGTAACAACCCCAGCTTTGTCTGGAGAAGTATATGGCAAGCAAAAGACATTGTTAAACTTGGTGTCAGACGCACTATCGGTTCAGGGACTACCACTAGTATTCTCTCTCACCCTTGGTTACCCGATAACTCTAACCCATATGTCACAACCTCTCACCCGAGCTTGCATCATAGAATGGTCAATTCCCTCCTTGAAATTGATAACTCTTCCTGGGACCGTGAGGTTATTactgatatttttaatttgaggGATGCATCTCTCATTTTTGGGCTGCCTCTAAGTGCCTATGCTGGAGAGGACTGCTGGTCTTGGATTGGGGAAAGTAATGGCACTTTCTCAGTTAAAAGTGCTTACTTTCTGCTGCAGAAACCGAAAAACCAGCAAGCTGGTGCGGACAATTCTGGGTTCTGGCACTCACTTTGGCAGCTAAAAATTCCACCGAAAGTCAAGAATTTCTTGTGGAGGGTTGCTTCGAATGTTCTCCCCACCTGTTTACAGCTGACTACCAAGCATGTAGACATTTCTTCAAGCTGCCCTATATGCAAAAATCACCCAGAATCGGTCTCCCATGCCATAATCAGTTGCCCCTTTGCCCGTTCTTGCTGGGATTATGCACATCCCACGGTAGATACTGCTCCCAATACAACAGCAGGTATGTGGCTCTGCAACATATTCCAAACTTCTGATACTGAATTTAAATGCTGAATTGCTATGTTGTGTTGGGCAATTTGGAAAGCACGCAACAACCTAGTTTGGAATAAAAAAACATCTTCTCCCCTACAAGTTTCTACATCAGCATTAGTTATTCTTGATCAATGGCGTAAAGCTCAAGATAAACAAAACTTATTGTCATTGGCGCTTGAAACCAATGACTCTAAGGTTGAGCAATGGACTAAACTAGCATCTAATACAATCAAGATTAATGTTGACGCTGCTCTCTTTGAAGGGGAATGCTCTTATGGCTACGGCATTGTTGCACGGAACTCCTTAGGCCTTTTTTTGGATGCTCAAGCCGTATGCAATCGGGGGTCGTTTTCACCTGAAGTTGTTGAAGCCATAGGTGTCAAGGAAGCTCTTAGTTGGATCAAAACTAAGGGTTGGGATAAAGTTGAGATTGAAACCGACAGTATGCTCACCGTTCAGGCCATTCGTACCTCTCATCGCATGTCCTCTGTTTTTGGGTTGGTTGTCAATGATTGTAAACATTTACTTTCCTATCTTCCACatgtttttgttaattttattaaacGATCAGCTAATCGAGTTGCCCACTATGTGGCTAGGCACTCTCGATTCTTTTCTGGTTGTAGCATTCATGCTCAGAACTTACCTCCTGATCTTCAGGACCTTTCGATTCTGAATGCTAAATTtcaatgaaattttatttcatttcaaaaaaaaaaaaagataagagaaGAGTACGAACATCATGAACTAATAGACCGAAAGAGGATGACAAAGTAATTTGGCTATCAATTTCCAAAATCAATTGTCCCCACAAATGACGGTCAATCCAGCTTAAAGCTTCTTTTATGCCAACAAGTTCATCTATTTCAGGTTGCACCTGCCATTTTAGCATAAAAATCCCTGCCATGTTCTCCGCCGCCTCCATTCGCTAATAACTACTCGACGCCATGGACACCCGAACGAACCCAGAACCAAGAACCAGTAACTAACGCCATAAACCAATAAACCAAACCCAATGAGAGAAACTATAGAACCATGTCAAAAGATAAGACTAATAGGAAAACCTAATTAGTTTCAACACATGAAACTAAAAATTCTAACcccattaaaatattaataggaaTTAACCTAATAacagtaaaaaataaaagatcaaCCAATTGTTCACTTTACAGCAACCAATTGTTGACTGTAACTCACGGAAACAATAAACTAAATCTAATTGTTCAATAAAAGAACAAAAGAACTAAATCCAACTAATAACACACGGAAACAGAAACTAAAACCAATCAATCGTTGACTGTAACTCCCGGAAACAGCTTGAACCAATTTTTTACTCTCTTTAATCAACGACAAGGAACAATGGCTGAAATCGCAGGAACCTTCACACCAACGTCGTTGACGTTTGCGAGAGGGAGATCGTCGTCGTTGACGTGCACCGCCAGCGTCTACAAACGGGGAAGAGCTTACACCGCCGTCGTCTGCAAATGGGGAGGCACCGTCATCGGCAGATCGTCTAGGCGGCTGGGCTGAAGCGAAAGATGAAACCCCACTGTAATATTACGATTGGAGGCCCTTGGACGCTGACGGAGTTACCGCGGCTGGAAGCGAAGGAGAGAGAGATTTGGACCGTGGATGGCCGGAGGTGGTGGTGCGGCCTCGGAGCGGACTTATTAGGTTTATAAaagttcaattatttttttaattattttataatttatttttatagttatattacagtttttatgaatttttttttctaattattttttgctgtttatttatttatagagttattttttagttatttttttattttttactgaacaacgtgtatttttgtaataaaaaattttaggatgtaaaattataaataaaacataaaaaaaatatttttattaattaaaagaaagcTTTACTAGTTTGTGCTTTTTTGATAGCCTTAAtggtcttttttatttttcaagatggtttgcatttcataatgggattatttcacaaatacacaaaaacaacaaaaaaattacaaaaatacagtttcacagaattttaaacatttttacgatttttttttattttatttacagaaaataagaTCTTTTTACGTTGTACtcatgttaatttgttgttgatattttgttatttgtatgttattttttaatgttgttttgatgttatttagatgttctttccatgttacttttatgtaattttttttgttg
Above is a genomic segment from Cannabis sativa cultivar Pink pepper isolate KNU-18-1 unplaced genomic scaffold, ASM2916894v1 Contig3, whole genome shotgun sequence containing:
- the LOC115706375 gene encoding transcription factor ABORTED MICROSPORES isoform X1 — its product is MDLIMQYLMERVRALVGSKGWDYCVLWKLSEDQRFIEWMRCCCAGTENTQNGGEEELIFPVSPVLPCRDTICQHPRVNSCELLAQLPTSMPSDSGIYAQTLVSNQPSWLNFSTVTCSHALEESIGTRVLIPLPVALVELFVNKQISEDQNVVDFITTQYNILMEQEALINTNNMDTSFCVNINVMNESQSRPFLGNETDKMDSNNNLPAPNSTAFENLNMSYDVSVDRTRLCNSPMSLQQFGYNSESRTRNDAAFPECSHDPSVHPDKHLDSSMDAMQPSMMNDTTNTHVQFLEQVTENKEQHGNEKDSNKQEEGRSNSVSDCSDQIDDEDNGKYRRKSGKSDQCKNLFAERRRRKKLNERLYTLRSLVPKISKLDRASILGDAIEYVKDLQSQAKELQDELEEQSDNDGLNSNINGKRNNVLSETLSRDDTNFRSRPEHEKVQNEFHLETSRSGSISKQNQDSDTTNDKAPQMEPQVEVAQIDGNEFFVKVFCEHKPGRFVRLMEALNSLALEVTNANVTTFRNLVSNVLKVEKKDSKIVVQADHLRDFLLELTRNPSRGLSEMSKVSDNSSSIDYQHHLHNQPSY
- the LOC133033252 gene encoding mavicyanin-like; its protein translation is MTKSKILNHFTLLLILIVYTCFLKGVTSEDYIVGDGDEWNSQGNFLTWSTKYNFTVGDVLVFKYVKGQHNAYEVDEKTFRSCDASSGVLTKYESGNDKVKLTEAKKYWFICNVSGHCFGGMRFSIDVKQGNNPSSDDTNPTTDGSPTSQPDELPAVPPSSSSRSTLSSDTWKNGIYTLVFVILFKLFY
- the LOC115706375 gene encoding transcription factor ABORTED MICROSPORES isoform X2, with protein sequence MDLIMQYLMERVRALVGSKGWDYCVLWKLSEDQRFIEWMRCCCAGTENTQNGGEEELIFPVSPVLPCRDTICQHPRVNSCELLAQLPTSMPSDSGIYAQTLVSNQPSWLNFSTVTCSHALEESIGTRVLIPLPVALVELFVNKQISEDQNVVDFITTQYNILMEQEALINTNNMDTSFCVNINVMNESQSRPFLGNETDKMDSNNNLPAPNSTAFENLNMSYDVSVDRTRLCNSPMSLQQFGYNSESRTRNDAAFPECSHDPSVHPDKHLDSSMDAMQPSMMNDTTNTHVQFLEQVTENKEQHGNEKDSNKQEEGRSNSVSDCSDQIDDEDNGKYRRKSGKSDQCKNLFAERRRRKKLNERLYTLRSLVPKISKLDRASILGDAIEYVKDLQSQAKELQDELEEQSDNDGLNSNINGKRNNVLSETLSRDDTNFRSRPEHEKVQNEFHLETSRSGSISKQNQDSDTTNDKAPQMEPQVEVAQIDGNEFFVKVFCEHKPGRFVRLMEALNSLALEVTNANVTTFRNLVSNVLKVEKDSKIVVQADHLRDFLLELTRNPSRGLSEMSKVSDNSSSIDYQHHLHNQPSY